A part of Acidobacteriota bacterium genomic DNA contains:
- a CDS encoding aminopeptidase P family protein, whose translation MKRGRSVLIAFIISALIVPVLLAEGGNIYRERREQVRKELKGGVALLFSGEPVRSMMGHYFRVDKNFYYLTGLKEPEAILTITEEGDILFIKKGDENKRKELSRVSGISRVLLVEKMNDFLSSLIAEKGMIYFPLPRLSIFSLSSPKLAFVNRMRKQLPEFEVGNLSPILIRMRMVKSKEELALMRRAIEITARGLIEAIRSAEPGMYEYQLQAVVEYVFHFLGAERTSFPSIVGSEPNSVIIHYEKNRRRIKPGELVVIDVGAEFKEYAGDLTRTIPISGRFTKRQKEIYEIVLEAQRRGIAAARPGATLRDVDRAARSYIKERGYGKYFIHGTSHFLGLDVHDPALPNVKLAPGMVITVEPGIYIPEENLGVRIEDDILITKDGAVVLSSFLPKRPEEIERLMVEKGVGNMLKLGAGSGG comes from the coding sequence ATGAAAAGAGGAAGGTCGGTATTGATCGCTTTCATAATATCAGCCCTTATCGTCCCTGTTCTTCTGGCAGAGGGAGGAAATATCTACCGGGAGAGGAGAGAGCAGGTAAGAAAGGAACTCAAAGGCGGTGTCGCCCTCCTTTTTTCTGGTGAACCCGTCCGGAGTATGATGGGGCATTACTTCCGGGTTGACAAGAATTTCTACTACCTCACTGGCTTAAAGGAGCCAGAGGCGATCCTCACGATTACCGAGGAAGGAGATATCCTCTTCATTAAGAAGGGGGATGAAAATAAGCGGAAGGAGCTATCCCGGGTATCCGGTATTTCCCGGGTTCTTCTGGTAGAGAAGATGAACGATTTCCTTTCCTCCCTTATCGCGGAGAAGGGGATGATCTATTTCCCCTTGCCAAGATTAAGCATTTTCTCGCTCTCTTCCCCTAAGCTCGCCTTTGTCAATCGAATGAGAAAACAGCTTCCTGAATTTGAGGTGGGGAATCTTTCCCCTATCCTCATCAGGATGAGGATGGTGAAATCGAAAGAGGAACTTGCCCTTATGAGGAGGGCGATCGAGATAACCGCCAGGGGCTTAATCGAGGCAATCCGCTCCGCTGAGCCCGGAATGTACGAATACCAGCTTCAGGCGGTGGTGGAGTATGTCTTCCACTTCCTCGGGGCGGAGAGGACCAGCTTCCCCTCCATAGTGGGATCAGAACCGAATTCGGTCATCATCCATTATGAGAAGAACAGAAGGAGGATCAAGCCGGGCGAGCTGGTGGTGATCGATGTCGGTGCGGAGTTTAAGGAGTATGCTGGTGATCTTACCCGAACCATCCCTATCTCAGGAAGGTTCACCAAGAGGCAGAAGGAGATATACGAGATAGTGCTCGAAGCCCAGAGGAGGGGGATAGCTGCTGCCAGACCCGGTGCTACCTTGAGGGATGTCGATAGAGCAGCAAGAAGCTACATAAAGGAGAGGGGCTACGGCAAGTACTTCATTCACGGCACCTCCCATTTCCTTGGGCTCGATGTTCACGATCCCGCACTTCCCAATGTCAAGCTCGCTCCGGGGATGGTGATAACCGTTGAACCGGGGATCTACATCCCGGAGGAGAACCTCGGGGTGAGGATCGAAGACGACATCCTTATAACCAAGGATGGAGCGGTCGTTCTCTCCTCGTTCCTCCCCAAGAGACCGGAGGAGATAGAACGGCTAATGGTGGAAAAGGGGGTGGGGAATATGCTTAAGTTGGGAGCAGGAAGTGGAGGATAA